A window of the Cannabis sativa cultivar Pink pepper isolate KNU-18-1 chromosome X, ASM2916894v1, whole genome shotgun sequence genome harbors these coding sequences:
- the LOC133032118 gene encoding uncharacterized protein LOC133032118, producing the protein MATQSLAPYKKPAPMKKDVSNRDITKFCHFHGDYGHDTNECNNLKREIEFLIRKNNRHVQKYVKVNQNQRGDNNQDVLPPPVDGHLQVIIGGSHIARDSGKARERYARTVQHEQEEVVLAIEGRKSKIPRAWEPTITFNDEDTVKIRFSHNDPLVVEIQIANKMVARTMIDNRASSNILFKTTYEKMGLQLKDLTPVFSPCSSPFYRTKMTPTRPLDFNINTPKTFGLSNKSILNKTLGLHNESSIMKTF; encoded by the exons ATGGCTACTCAGTCATTAGccccgtacaagaagcccgcACCCATGAAAAAAGATGTCAGCAATAGAGACATTACCAAGTTTTGTCATTTTCATGGGGATTACGGCCAtgacaccaatgaatgcaacaatctgaagcgggaaattgaattcctgATAAGGAAAAATAATCGGCACgtacagaagtatgtcaaggtcAATCAGAATCAGAGGGGCGATAACAACCAAGACGTGCTACCACCACCAGTAGATGGACATctgcaagtcattattggaggtTCACACATAGCTAGAGATTCAGGCAAAGCCCGTgagaggtatgcccgaacagtacaacacgagcaagaagaagtagtCCTGGCCATAGAAGGGAGGAAGTCGAAGATCCCACGAGCATGGGAACCCACCATAACATTTAATGATGAAGATACTGTCAAGATCAGATTTTCGCACAACGACCCGTTGGTCGTGGAAATCCAGATAGCCAACAAGATGGTAGCCAGAACCATGATAGATAATCGAGCCTCTTCCAACATCTTATTCAAGACCAcatatgaaaagatggggctccaactcaaAGATTTAACCCCTGTCTTTAGCCCGT GTAGTAGTCCCTTTTATAGGACGAAAATGACACCTACAAGACCTTTGGACTTCAACATTAACACACCTAAGACCTTTGGTCTTTCCAATAAAAGCATACTAAATAAGACTCTTGGTCTTCATAATGAAAGCTCCATAATGAAGACCTTTTGA